A genomic window from Vitis riparia cultivar Riparia Gloire de Montpellier isolate 1030 chromosome 18, EGFV_Vit.rip_1.0, whole genome shotgun sequence includes:
- the LOC117907809 gene encoding peroxidase 12 codes for MAPSSSSYSTSHLLLLVGSCLLLVSYFAVSEAYTTPHLVKGLSWSFYKNSCPKVESVIRRHLKKVFKKDIGNAAGLLRLHFHDCFVQGCDASVLLDGSASGPGEQEARPNLSLRAAAFQIIDELRELVDEECGTVVSCADIVAIAARDSVHLSGGPDYDVPLGRRDGLNFASSDATVANLPSPNTNASTLIEFLATKNLDATDLVALSGGHTIGLGHCSSFTGRLYPTQDPTMEEKFANDLKEICPASDTNATTVLDIRTPNHFDNKYYVDLVHRQGLFTSDQDLYSYEKTRGIVKSFAEDEALFYEKFVHAMLKMGQLSVLTGKKGEIRANCSVRNSDNIQLKTVVEEDKETSAEL; via the exons ATggctccttcttcttcttcttattcgaCATCTCATCTTCTGCTCTTGGTTGGGTCCTGTCTTTTGCTGGTTTCCTACTTTGCTGTTTCAGAGGCTTACACTACCCCACATCTGGTGAAGGGTCTGTCGTGGAGCTTCTATAAAAACTCATGTCCAAAAGTGGAGTCCGTCATCAGAAGGCACCTCAAGAAGGTGTTCAAGAAGGATATCGGCAACGCCGCTGGCTTGCTTCGCCTCCACTTTCATGACTGCTTTGTTCAG gGATGTGATGCCTCAGTGTTGCTAGATGGCTCAGCAAGTGGTCCTGGTGAACAAGAAGCCCGTCCAAACCTGAGCTTGAGAGCCGCAGCATTTCAGATCATCGACGAGCTCCGCGAGCTGGTCGATGAGGAGTGTGGCACTGTTGTTTCCTGCGCTGACATCGTCGCCATCGCCGCCCGTGACTCCGTCCACCTg TCAGGAGGACCCGACTATGATGTCCCATTGGGAAGGAGAGATGGACTCAACTTTGCCTCAAGCGACGCAACAGTAGCTAACCTACCTTCACCCAACACCAATGCCAGCACCCTTATTGAATTTCTCGCCACCAAAAACTTGGATGCCACAGACCTTGTGGCCCTCTCCGGTGGCCACACCATTGGGCTCGGCCACTGCAGCTCCTTCACCGGCCGTCTCTACCCTACCCAAGACCCAACCATGGAGGAAAAGTTTGCCAATGACCTCAAGGAGATTTGTCCCGCATCAGACACCAATGCCACCACGGTGCTGGACATCAGGACTCCCAACCATTTCGATAACAAGTACTACGTCGATCTGGTGCACCGACAGGGCCTGTTCACTTCAGACCAAGACTTGTACTCGTATGAAAAGACTCGCGGCATTGTTAAGAGCTTTGCGGAGGATGAGGCTTTGTTCTACGAAAAGTTTGTGCATGCTATGCTGAAGATGGGGCAGCTGAGCGTGTTGACGGGCAAGAAGGGTGAAATTCGTGCCAACTGCTCGGTGAGGAACTCCGATAACATCCAACTGAAGACAGTGGTGGAAGAGGACAAGGAAACTTCTGCTGAACTTTAA